GGACGGCTGCGGGAGCCCCGCCGCGACGCCGCGCTCGTTCCGTTCGCCGGGTCGGAGCGGTTGCTCTACGTGGGCGGGCATGCCTCGGCGGATGGCGCGGAGAACGGGCGGATCCTGGCCTCCTCGGAGCTCGTCTCCCCGAGCGACGTGACGGCCGGGCCGCAGGTGTTCGCCAGGAGCGCCATCTGCGCGGTGGCGCTGCCTGACGGGCGGGTGATGACCATCGGCGGGCGGCGGTCCACTCCGAACGGCATCGTGAGCGACTCGCACGTGGAGATGCTCGTCCCTGGCAAGAACGGCGCCGCCCCGGGGTTGCTCGGACTGAAGCCGTTGGAGCGGCAGCGGCACTACCACTCGTGCTCGGTGCTGGAGGACGGCTCGGTGCTCATCGCGGGAGGGCTGGACGACAGCGGCAACGGGTGGACGACTCTGGGTGACCTGGTCATCTACACGCCGGTTCCGCTGGACTGATCCTGGAGGCGATGGGGCCCGGTTGGAACCCGAGGCCCCAGATACCCTCACCCCGACCCTCTCCCGGAGGGAGAGGGAGGGGATGGGGGATGGGGGAGGGGGGAGGGGGATTGTGTTACGCGGTGGGGGCCGTGGGCTTCTCTTCCGGGTTCTCGCCCGCCGCGGGCTGCTCGCTGCCAGCGGCCCCGCTCTGCTCGGACGCCGTGGCCACGGCCTGCTGCTGCGCGGTCTCGGCCGCGGCTCGCGCCTGCGCGGCCTCCTCCACCTTCCGATCGCTCGCCGCCATCTCGTCCGGCGTCAGCTCCGTGCGCTCGGCCAGCATGCCCGTCTTCTTCTCCAGATCCTTGATCGCCCGGCGCAGCAGATCCCTCTCCAGCAGCGTCCGGTTCAGTCGCTTCTCCAGCGCCTTGTACTTGTCCTTCACCAGCTCCAGCTCGCTCTTGCTGGCGGAGAAGATTCGCTGCTGCGAGTCGGCCCGGCCCCTCACGCGCTTGAGCTCGCGCTCCAGGTCCGCCGCACGGCTCCGCTCCTTGTTCGCCGTCGCCTCCAGCCGCTCCATCTTCTCGCGGTCGGCGTCGTTCAGTTCACGGTAGCGCCGCGCGCCCTTCTCGGCCGCGGGCTCGGCCGGGGCCACCGTGGCGGCGGGCGCCACCGTCGTGGTCGCGGTCACCACCAGCTCACTCGTCGGGGCCGACAGCTGCTGCTGCGCGGCCGGCGTGGCCGTCACGGCGGCCACCGGCGCGGGGGCGGGAGCGGCGGCGCGGCGGCCTCCCCGGCCCATCTCCATCTCCGACTTCAGCCGGGCGATCTCCGCCTCGGCTTGGGCCAGCTCTCCCCGGACCACCTCGAGCTGCGTGGAGGCGTTGCGCTCCACCTCGGCGCGCGCCTTGGTCAGGTCCTTCTCGCCCTTCTCCGACTCCTTCTGCTCGTAGATCTTCCGCTTGGCCTGCTTGAGCTGCTCCTTCACCTCCTGGAGCTGGGTGCGCTGCTCATCCAGCTCCTTGCGCTTGCGGTCCAGCTCGGACTCCAGGCGGGACGTACGGGCCTTGGTGTCGGCATCCAGCTCGGCCCGCCCGTGGGACGTGGGGAGCGCGGCGGCCTGCTTCGGGCCGAAGAAGATGTAGCCGAGCGCCGCGAGGAAGCCCAGCGAGACGACGATGAGGAGTGCTACCAGCACGAGGGTGACCTCCAGGGATGATGCAAAAAGCGGCGCAGCCTAACGTCAGGGGACAGGACGTCAATAGGTCTCGTTGCCCGCTCTCCAGCCCTTGGACCGAGCCCTTCCCCGTCCCTTCCCCCCATTTGGGAGACGTGGTTCACCTCTCAACGTAAGGGTCTGGATGCCAGGATGCTCGGAGGGCCCGGGTGTCGGTGAGCAGGGCAGGGGGGCTTTCTCCGGACCCGGGAAACACGTAATGGTGGACGGCTCGTTCGTACCGTCTGGAGGAACCCCCGCGTCATGGCTCACCTGGAGCTCATTCCCAAGGAGAACGTCTCCAGCTTCCGCAAGCTCGCCATCGGAAGCTGGAAGACCGCGTATGACCCGACCGTGTACGGGACGATGACGCTTCGGATGGACAAGGCCCTGGCCTACATCGAGGCCTTCCGTCAGAAGACGGGCATCCGCCTCACCGTCACGCACCTGCTGGCCAAGGCCATGGCCGAGGCCCTGCGCCGCTGCCCGGACGCCAACGCCATCCTGCGCTTCAACAAGATCTACCTGCGCAAGCGCGTCACCGTCTCCACCCTGGTCGTGCAGACCGATGGCGGCAAGGTGGACCTGACCTCGGCGAAGAT
This is a stretch of genomic DNA from Archangium violaceum. It encodes these proteins:
- a CDS encoding cell envelope biogenesis protein TolA — protein: MLVALLIVVSLGFLAALGYIFFGPKQAAALPTSHGRAELDADTKARTSRLESELDRKRKELDEQRTQLQEVKEQLKQAKRKIYEQKESEKGEKDLTKARAEVERNASTQLEVVRGELAQAEAEIARLKSEMEMGRGGRRAAAPAPAPVAAVTATPAAQQQLSAPTSELVVTATTTVAPAATVAPAEPAAEKGARRYRELNDADREKMERLEATANKERSRAADLERELKRVRGRADSQQRIFSASKSELELVKDKYKALEKRLNRTLLERDLLRRAIKDLEKKTGMLAERTELTPDEMAASDRKVEEAAQARAAAETAQQQAVATASEQSGAAGSEQPAAGENPEEKPTAPTA